The Streptomyces bacillaris sequence CCACGCAGACCAGCGAGCCGTCCGTCGTCACCAGGTAGAGGCGGCCGTCCCGGTACTGCATGGACAGCGCGGAGCCGCCGCCCGTGCCGAGCTTCCAGAGGCGGGTGCCGTCCCGGTCGAAGCAGTAGACGGACGAGGAGGCGTCGCCCGCGAAGACGAACCGGCCGCCGGGCGAGGTGGCGCAGGAGTAGACCGCGCTGTCGCAGGCGTACGTGGCCTCGATGGCGCCGGTCGCCTTGGCCAGCCGCTGGACCGCCCTGTGCGCCGTGCCCGCGTACACCGCGTCGTCCTCCTGCCAGCCGAAGAGGACCCCGCCGCGGGTGGCCGTGTGCCACAGCTCGCCGCCGCCGTCGGGGGCGTAGGCGGTGACCCCGCGGTGGTGGCCGTGGTAGACCGCCCGGTCGTCGGCGCGGACCATCCAGGCGTGCTCGCCCTGGCTGCGGCGCGCCCACTGGTGCTCGTCCTCGTGGTCGATGACGGTCAGCCGGCCGTCGCGGTCCGAGACGTTGAGCAGGCCCTCGTGGATGTCGAGCCAGAAGATGTCGACGTCCGCCGCGATGTCGTAGGCCGCGAACGGCAGCTTGGAGGAGAGGTCGTAGACCCGGCCGTCGTCACAGCCCGCGTAGATCCAGAAGTCGTCGGCGACCAGGCACTTCACCCCGTCCGGCAGGCTGAAGCGGGCGAGGACGCCGCCGTCGTGGTCCAGGGTGTAGACGTCGCCCGCCTGGTTGCCCACCCAGCACTGCTCGTCGTCGACGTGGATGCCGAACGTCGAGGAGCCCGTACGGAAGCGCCAGAGCACGGGGGCGACGGCGCGTGCGGTGGAGGGGGCGGAGGTCACCTGGCGGCGGGTCACGGCCCGCGGCGCGCGCTGGCCCTGGATGGCCGGGGCGTACCCCTTGCGGACCTTCTCCCCCACCTTCTTCGCCGCCGCGGCCTGGGCCTTGGCGACCGTGGCGAACGTCGATGTCTGGGTCTGCCCGCCCGCGCCGATCCGCCCGTAACGCACCGTCACGACGAGGCCGTCGACGGTCACCTCGTAGAACTTGTGCGCACCGGCGCCTTCCTGTGACAGCTCCAGATACGTCGTCGTCGGCACGGTGGACGCGGCAGACATGGCAGACCCCTCCCCAGGGCGGACCCGCGGCCGTTCCGGCGGGTCTCACTGCACACACCGTAAGGGCGGCCACTGACAACCGGCCGTCGGCTCCGGGGCTCCTCTCCGGGCGGGCTACCAGTAGTGGCGCCGTCCGCCCACCGCGCGGCCCGTCGCGCCCAGGACCCAGAGCACCAGGCCGATGGCCACGAGAATGATGCCGATGGTCCAGAGGACGGAAATTCCGGCCACCAGACCGATCACCAGCAGAATCACACCGAGGACAATCATGGAGTCCTCCCAACAATGGGGGCTGCTTTCGAGTATGCGCCTCATAGGGACTTTCCGTCGCCCGGCCCCGCGTGGGCCGGGGGAACGCGGGTACCAGACAGCGCGACCCGCACCCTAGGAAAGGCAAGGTGGTCGTGCATGTCCTCCTCCATCGTCGAGACCGTCGACATCAAGGCTCCGGTCGCCGTCACCTGGGCGCTGTGGAGCGATGTCACCCGGTGGCCGAAGTTCCTGAGCCACGTCCAGCGGGTCGATCGGCTGGACGAGCGGCGTTTCGCCTGGCAGCTGTCGCTGCCCGGGGCGGAGAAGTCGTTCGTGGCGGAGCTGACGGAGGTCGTGCCGGAGAACCGCATCGCCTGGAGGACCACCGAGGGGGTCCACCATGCCGGGGTGGTCACCTTCCACCGGCTCGACGACTCCTCCAGCCGGGTCGCGCTCCAGATCGAATACGACCCGCAGGGGTTCGTGGAGCGCCTGGGCGCACTCACCAATCTCGATGCGACGCTCGCCAACTACGATCTCGGTGAATTCCAGAAACTGGCCGAGGTGACGGCGGCCGGGCGCATTTCGGAAATCCGCTGATCCGTCGGTCCGTGCGCGCCCGCGGATCGGAGCGCGTGTGCGGACCGCCCGGGGCCCCACCGGTTCACCGACCGGTGGGGCCCCGGCGCCGTTCCGGCCGCGGGCCGGTCAGCGCGGCGTCTTCCAGCGGCGGCGGCCCTTCGCCGCCGCGACCAGGGCGGGGACCGTGCCGAGCTTGACGCGCGGGCGGCCGTGCTCGCGGCCGCGGGCCACCTCCGCCCGGTCGATGGCGGCCAGCCCCCGGGCGTCCACGACGTTCCGGCCCCGGCTGCGGGCCAAGCGGCGGAAGGCCGAGGACGGGTGGGCCGGGGAGGCGAGGGCGCCCGCCGTGGCGTCGGCCAGCAGCGTGCCCACGGTCTCGGCCGCGCAGGTGCGGTTGGCGCCGATGCCGCCCGAGGGGCCGCGCTTGATCCAGCCGACGACGTACGTCCCCGTCATGCCGCTCACCCGGCCGCCCTCGTGCGGGACGGTCCCGGACGCCTCGTCGAAGGGCAGGCCCGGCACGGCCACGCCCCGATAGCCGATCGCCCGCAGCAGCAGCCCCGCCGGGATCTCCCGCTCGGGCCCGTCCCCCGTCACGCGTACGGCCGTGACGGCGTCCTCCCCCACCGCCGCCACCGGGGCGGAGTGGAAGCGGAAGACGATCCGCCGCCCCGGTGCGGGCGGCCGCGACCAGTCCACGGCCCTGCGCTCCACGTCCTGGAGGAGCGCCGCCTTCGTGCCCGGGGCCGCCCCGTCGATCGCGGGGCCGGTCCTGGGGTCGTGGTCGTCGACGACGAGGCCGACGCCCGGCAGGTGTTTGAGGGCGAGCAGTTCGGAGACGGTGCACGCCGCGTCCTCGGGGCCGCGCCGCCCCAGCAGCACCACCTCGCGCACCCGGGACCCCCGCAGCGCCGCCAGCGCGTGGTCGGCGATGTCGGTGGCGGCCAGCGCCTCCGGGGCGGAGACGAGGATGCGTGCGACGTCGAGGGCGACGTTGCCGTTGCCGACGACGACCACGCGCTCGGCGTCCAGGGACACCGACTCGGGTGCCACCTCGGGGTGGGCGTTGTACCAGGCGACGAACGAGGTGGCGGAGGCGGAGCCGGGCAACTCCTCGCCGGGGATGCCGAGTCTGCGGTCGGTGGAGGCGCCGACCGCGTAGATCACCGCGTCGTGGTGGGCGGCCAGTTCCTGGGCGGTGATGTCCTTGCCGACCTCGACGCCCAGGTGCATCCGTACCCGGGGTGGGAGTGGAACCGGGCGAAGGTCTCACCGACCTTCTTCGTGGCGGGGTGGTCGGGCGCCACGCCGTAACGGACGAGGCCGCCCGCCACCGGCAGCCGGTCGACGAGGGTGACCTCGGCGTTGGTGTGCAGGAGCAGGTCCTCGGCGGCGTACATGCCGGCCGGTCCGGTGCCGACGACCGCGACCCGGATCGGGGCGAAGTCGGCGGGCAGGCTGCGCTCGAAGGTGGGCTCGCCCCAGGCGTGGAAGTTCGGCCCGG is a genomic window containing:
- a CDS encoding WGR domain-containing protein; the encoded protein is MSAASTVPTTTYLELSQEGAGAHKFYEVTVDGLVVTVRYGRIGAGGQTQTSTFATVAKAQAAAAKKVGEKVRKGYAPAIQGQRAPRAVTRRQVTSAPSTARAVAPVLWRFRTGSSTFGIHVDDEQCWVGNQAGDVYTLDHDGGVLARFSLPDGVKCLVADDFWIYAGCDDGRVYDLSSKLPFAAYDIAADVDIFWLDIHEGLLNVSDRDGRLTVIDHEDEHQWARRSQGEHAWMVRADDRAVYHGHHRGVTAYAPDGGGELWHTATRGGVLFGWQEDDAVYAGTAHRAVQRLAKATGAIEATYACDSAVYSCATSPGGRFVFAGDASSSVYCFDRDGTRLWKLGTGGGSALSMQYRDGRLYLVTTDGSLVCVDASETAIADAQQGTVPAPRDVKLAAALPTYAPATAATAVTTVAQAPAGSVVVECVQDGGGRLRVHVVSGGYDTSWNVQFPRAIREPGARYVVDALHAAAGGFYRVRGDIRRLQ
- a CDS encoding DUF6131 family protein; amino-acid sequence: MIVLGVILLVIGLVAGISVLWTIGIILVAIGLVLWVLGATGRAVGGRRHYW
- a CDS encoding SRPBCC family protein, coding for MSSSIVETVDIKAPVAVTWALWSDVTRWPKFLSHVQRVDRLDERRFAWQLSLPGAEKSFVAELTEVVPENRIAWRTTEGVHHAGVVTFHRLDDSSSRVALQIEYDPQGFVERLGALTNLDATLANYDLGEFQKLAEVTAAGRISEIR